GATTGGTCGGTGAACCAATGGGCCAAAAAAGCTGTGCTTTTAGGCTTTAGAATCAAGGACATGGAAATCCAAACCGGCGGACCTCAGGGGGCTGGCTGGTGGGATAAGGTTGATAGCAAATTCAAAGGCTGGGGCGATAACCAATGGCGTGCCGCCGGCTTTCGCGCTGTGCCAAACTGTATTGTACGCAAATCGGCCTATATTGCACCGGGGGTTGTTTTGATGCCGTCATTTGTCAATCTGGGCGCCTATGTGGATGAAGGCACCATGGTGGACACATGGGCCACGGTGGGCAGCTGCGCACAGATCGGCAAGAACGTCCACCTTTCCGGCGGCGTCGGCATCGGCGGGGTACTAGAGCCCATGCAGGCAGGCCCCACAATCATCGAAGATAACTGCTTCATCGGAGCCCGTTCAGAAGTCGTCGAAGGCTGCATCGTCCGCGAAGGATCGGTTCTTGGGATGGGCGTTTACATTGGCCAATCTACCAAAATCGTTGACCGCGAAACCGGAGAGGTGCTGTATGGAGAAGTGCCACCCTATTCAGTGGTGGTTTCTGGCTCAATGCCATCGAAAAACGGGATCAACCTTTATTGTGCGGTTATTGTTAAACGAGTTGATGAAAAAACCCGTAGCAAAACGGGCATCAATGATCTTTTGCGTGACTAAAGGATTGTTTAAAAGGGTTTAAATCACAAGTGCGCGCACAGTATTTGCCTTTTAGAAATTGGGTCATTAGACATAGCTCAATCCAAGAAGGCTGCATATGACCGCAACTCAAAAAAACCAAAACCGGCAAAAGGTGTATACTCTACTGGTTCAAGTTGGCAGGACTGACAAAGACGGGTTGCCAAACGATAGCTCTGGCGCCGCTTTGGTT
The nucleotide sequence above comes from Rhodobacteraceae bacterium Araon29. Encoded proteins:
- the dapD gene encoding 2,3,4,5-tetrahydropyridine-2,6-dicarboxylate N-succinyltransferase, giving the protein MSNAQLEQAIEAAWESRDEISPTTTGEMREAIEDTLNALDSGTLRVAEKQASGDWSVNQWAKKAVLLGFRIKDMEIQTGGPQGAGWWDKVDSKFKGWGDNQWRAAGFRAVPNCIVRKSAYIAPGVVLMPSFVNLGAYVDEGTMVDTWATVGSCAQIGKNVHLSGGVGIGGVLEPMQAGPTIIEDNCFIGARSEVVEGCIVREGSVLGMGVYIGQSTKIVDRETGEVLYGEVPPYSVVVSGSMPSKNGINLYCAVIVKRVDEKTRSKTGINDLLRD